One window from the genome of Mauremys mutica isolate MM-2020 ecotype Southern chromosome 4, ASM2049712v1, whole genome shotgun sequence encodes:
- the LOC123370092 gene encoding claudin-4-like, with translation MASAGLQILGMALSVVGWLGCIISCALPMWKVTAFIGNNIVVAQIIWEGLWMNCIVQSTGQMQCKVYDSMLALPQDLQAARALMVISVLLAVLALLVSVVGAKCTNCVEDEGAKARIMIVSGAVFVVAGVLCLIPVCWSANTIIRDFYNPLVSEAQKRELGASLYIGWAAAALLVLGGGLLCCTCPKRNTNYSARYTAAVSQPRSDYPSKNYV, from the coding sequence ATGGCCTCGGCAGGTCTCCAGATCTTGGGCATGGCTCTCTCGGTGGTGGGCTGGCTGGGCTGCATCATCTCCTGCGCCCTGCCCATGTGGAAGGTGACGGCCTTCATCGGCAACAACATCGTGGTGGCGCAGATCATCTGGGAGGGGCTGTGGATGAACTGCATCGTGCAGAGCACGGGCCAGATGCAGTGTAAGGTCTATGACTCTatgctggctctgccccaggaccTGCAGGCCGCCCGCGCCCTCATGGTCATCTCGGTGCTGCTGGCCGTGCTGGCCTTGCTGGTGAGCGTGGTGGGCGCCAAGTGCACCAACTGCGTGGAGGACGAAGGCGCCAAGGCGCGGATCATGATCGTCTCCGGCGCCGTCTTCGTGGTCGCCGGCGTCCTCTGCCTCATCCCCGTGTGCTGGTCGGCCAACACCATCATCCGGGACTTCTACAACCCGCTGGTGTCCGAAGCCCAGAAGCGGGAGCTGGGGGCTTCCCTCTACATCGGCTGGGCTGCCGCCGCCCTGCTGGTTCTGGGGGGCGGCCTCCTCTGCTGCACCTGTCCCAAGAGGAACACCAACTACAGCGCCCGTTACACCGCCGCCGTCTCGCAGCCCCGCAGTGACTACCCCAGCAAGAACTACGTCTGA
- the LOC123370085 gene encoding collagen alpha-1(VI) chain-like isoform X2, with amino-acid sequence MGRANTWGPPRKGAKGGGGEGLNKGRMDKGELETPCQGRTGDAADPQPLNSSGGCGGEPETACQGRTGDAADPQPLNSSGGCGAEPETPCQGRTGDAADPQPLNSSGGCGAEPETPCQGRTGDAADPQPLNSSGGCGAEPETPCQGRTGDAADPQPLNSSGGCGAEPETPCQGRTGDAANPQPLNSSGGCGAEPETPCQGRTGDAANPQPLNSSGGCGAEPETPCQGRTGDAADPQPLNSSGGCGGEPETPCQGRTGDAADPQPLNSSGGCGGEPETPCQGRTGDTADPQPLNSSGGCGAEPETPCQGRTGDAANPQPLNSSGGCGAEPETPCQGRTGDAANPQPLNSSGGCGAEPETPCQGRTGDAADPQPLNSSGGCGGEPETPCQGRTGDAADPQPLNSSGGLAREP; translated from the exons ATGGGCAGAGCAAACACGTGGGGGCCACCAAGGAAAGGAGCGAAAGGTGGAGGCGGTGAAGGGCTGAACAAAGGGCGGATGGACAAAGGAGAGCTGGAGACACCCTGCCAGGGAAGGACGGGAGACGCGGCCGATCCCCAGCCCCTGAACAgctcggggggctgcgggggagagCCGGAGACAGCCTGCCAGGGAAGGACGGGAGACGCGGCCGATCCCCAGCCACTGAACAgctcggggggctgcggggcagagcCGGAGACACCCTGCCAGGGAAGGACGGGAGACGCGGCCGATCCCCAGCCCCTGAACAgctcggggggctgcggggcagagcCGGAGACACCCTGCCAGGGAAGGACGGGAGACGCGGCCGATCCCCAGCCCCTGAACAgctcggggggctgcggggcagagcCGGAGACACCCTGCCAGGGAAGGACGGGAGACGCGGCCGATCCCCAGCCACTGAACAgctcggggggctgcggggcagagcCGGAGACACCCTGCCAGGGAAGGACGGGAGACGCGGCCAATCCCCAGCCCCTGAACAgctcggggggctgcggggcagagcCGGAGACACCCTGCCAGGGAAGGACGGGAGACGCGGCCAATCCCCAGCCCCTGAACAgctcggggggctgcggggcagagcCGGAGACACCCTGCCAGGGAAGGACGGGAGACGCGGCCGATCCCCAGCCCCTGAACAgctcggggggctgcgggggagagCCGGAGACACCCTGCCAGGGAAGGACGGGAGACGCGGCCGATCCCCAGCCCCTGAACAgctcggggggctgcgggggagagCCGGAGACACCCTGCCAGGGAAGGACGGGAGACACGGCCGATCCCCAGCCACTGAACAgctcggggggctgcggggcagagcCGGAGACACCCTGCCAGGGAAGGACGGGAGACGCGGCCAATCCCCAGCCACTGAACAgctcggggggctgtggggcagagccGGAGACACCCTGCCAGGGAAGGACGGGAGACGCGGCCAATCCCCAGCCCCTGAACAgctcggggggctgcggggcagagcCGGAGACACCCTGCCAGGGAAGGACGGGAGACGCGGCCGATCCCCAGCCCCTGAACAgctcggggggctgcgggggagagCCGGAGACACCCTGCCAGGGAAGGACGGGAGACGCGGCCGATCCCCAGCCA CTGAACAGCTCGGGGGGCTTGGCCAGGGAGCCCTGA
- the LOC123370085 gene encoding collagen alpha-1(VI) chain-like isoform X1, producing MGRANTWGPPRKGAKGGGGEGLNKGRMDKGELETPCQGRTGDAADPQPLNSSGGCGGEPETACQGRTGDAADPQPLNSSGGCGAEPETPCQGRTGDAADPQPLNSSGGCGAEPETPCQGRTGDAADPQPLNSSGGCGAEPETPCQGRTGDAADPQPLNSSGGCGAEPETPCQGRTGDAANPQPLNSSGGCGAEPETPCQGRTGDAANPQPLNSSGGCGAEPETPCQGRTGDAADPQPLNSSGGCGGEPETPCQGRTGDAADPQPLNSSGGCGGEPETPCQGRTGDTADPQPLNSSGGCGAEPETPCQGRTGDAANPQPLNSSGGCGAEPETPCQGRTGDAANPQPLNSSGGCGAEPETPCQGRTGDAADPQPLNSSGGCGGEPETPCQGRTGDAADPQPLNSSGGCGAEPETPCQGRTGDAADPQPLNSSGGLAREP from the coding sequence ATGGGCAGAGCAAACACGTGGGGGCCACCAAGGAAAGGAGCGAAAGGTGGAGGCGGTGAAGGGCTGAACAAAGGGCGGATGGACAAAGGAGAGCTGGAGACACCCTGCCAGGGAAGGACGGGAGACGCGGCCGATCCCCAGCCCCTGAACAgctcggggggctgcgggggagagCCGGAGACAGCCTGCCAGGGAAGGACGGGAGACGCGGCCGATCCCCAGCCACTGAACAgctcggggggctgcggggcagagcCGGAGACACCCTGCCAGGGAAGGACGGGAGACGCGGCCGATCCCCAGCCCCTGAACAgctcggggggctgcggggcagagcCGGAGACACCCTGCCAGGGAAGGACGGGAGACGCGGCCGATCCCCAGCCCCTGAACAgctcggggggctgcggggcagagcCGGAGACACCCTGCCAGGGAAGGACGGGAGACGCGGCCGATCCCCAGCCACTGAACAgctcggggggctgcggggcagagcCGGAGACACCCTGCCAGGGAAGGACGGGAGACGCGGCCAATCCCCAGCCCCTGAACAgctcggggggctgcggggcagagcCGGAGACACCCTGCCAGGGAAGGACGGGAGACGCGGCCAATCCCCAGCCCCTGAACAgctcggggggctgcggggcagagcCGGAGACACCCTGCCAGGGAAGGACGGGAGACGCGGCCGATCCCCAGCCCCTGAACAgctcggggggctgcgggggagagCCGGAGACACCCTGCCAGGGAAGGACGGGAGACGCGGCCGATCCCCAGCCCCTGAACAgctcggggggctgcgggggagagCCGGAGACACCCTGCCAGGGAAGGACGGGAGACACGGCCGATCCCCAGCCACTGAACAgctcggggggctgcggggcagagcCGGAGACACCCTGCCAGGGAAGGACGGGAGACGCGGCCAATCCCCAGCCACTGAACAgctcggggggctgtggggcagagccGGAGACACCCTGCCAGGGAAGGACGGGAGACGCGGCCAATCCCCAGCCCCTGAACAgctcggggggctgcggggcagagcCGGAGACACCCTGCCAGGGAAGGACGGGAGACGCGGCCGATCCCCAGCCCCTGAACAgctcggggggctgcgggggagagCCGGAGACACCCTGCCAGGGAAGGACGGGAGACGCGGCCGATCCCCAGCCACTGAACAgctcggggggctgcggggcagagcCGGAGACACCCTGCCAGGGAAGGACGGGAGACGCGGCCGATCCCCAGCCCCTGAACAGCTCGGGGGGCTTGGCCAGGGAGCCCTGA
- the LOC123370091 gene encoding claudin-9-like: protein MASAGLELLGMGLCIFGWLGSIISCALPMWKVTAFIGNNIVVAQIIWEGLWMNCIVQSTGQMQCKVYDSMLALPQDLQAARALMVISVLLAVLALLVSVVGAKCTNCVEDEGAKARIMIVSGAVFVVAGVLCLIPVCWSANTIIRDFYNPLVSEALKRELGAALYVGWAAAALLVLGGALLCCSCPPRSERYPPRVGYMAAARSGVGSGVDKRDYV, encoded by the coding sequence atggcttctgcagggctggagctcTTGGGCATGGGGCTATGCATCTTTGGCTGGCTGGGCTCCATCATCTCCTGCGCCCTGCCCATGTGGAAGGTGACGGCCTTCATCGGCAACAACATCGTGGTGGCGCAGATCATCTGGGAGGGGCTGTGGATGAACTGCATCGTGCAGAGCACGGGCCAGATGCAGTGTAAGGTCTATGACTCTatgctggctctgccccaggaccTGCAGGCCGCCCGCGCCCTCATGGTCATCTCGGTGCTGCTGGCCGTGCTGGCCTTGCTGGTGAGCGTGGTGGGCGCCAAGTGCACCAACTGCGTGGAGGATGAAGGCGCCAAGGCGCGGATCATGATCGTCTCCGGCGCCGTCTTCGTGGTCGCCGGCGTCCTCTGCCTCATCCCCGTGTGCTGGTCGGCCAACACCATCATCCGGGACTTCTACAACCCGCTGGTGTCCGAAGCCCTGAAGCGGGAGCTGGGGGCGGCGCTATATGTGGGGTGGGCAGCCGCCGCCCTgctggttctggggggggctctgctttgctgctcctgccccccccgctccgAGAGGTACCCACCCCGGGTCGGGTACATGGCGGCTGCCAGGTCTGGGGTGGGCAGCGGGGTGGACAAGAGGGACTATGTCTga